The Benincasa hispida cultivar B227 chromosome 9, ASM972705v1, whole genome shotgun sequence genome has a segment encoding these proteins:
- the LOC120084876 gene encoding protein terminal ear1 homolog produces the protein MGFSLNPNADPFLYTTPFVSPPKLHFIPIYKTPPKLILAPPLHAYVEVDPYLHHYSMYSDSELFYDVVPQVPSSWPCSDGFCGGGGGVVSHSQGEGYVAKNNKGERKYYCKVKEWVPQLHFRVPPESDNDTNFQLLPFQTTTLMIKNIPNQLRRNDLMNILDEHCKLKNASFEKNNDNRLDGRRRSEYDFVYLPMDFRKISNLGYAFVNFTNPTAASEFYKAFHRRQWNVAVNKKVCEIKRAKLQGLKALMDAFRNKIFWCHANNYLPVMLEPPSDGYRRYRATPVGKRISQPPPSPIKKCG, from the exons ATGGGTTTCTCTCTAAACCCCAACGCCGACCCATTTCTGTATACGACGCCGTTCGTATCACCGCCGAAGCTACACTTTATCCCTATCTACAAAACTCCGCCCAAGCTCATTTTGGCCCCACCGCTGCATGCTTACGTGGAGGTGGACCCTTACCTGCACCATTATTCCATGTACTCGGACTCTGAGTTATTCTACGACGTGGTTCCGCAGGTTCCTTCGTCCTGGCCTTGTTCCGATGGTTTttgcggcggcggcggcggcgttGTCTCCCATTCTCAGGGTGAAGGCTATGTGGCGAAGAATAATAAGGGGGAGCGAAAGTATTATTGTAAGGTTAAAGAATGGGTTCCTCAACTTCATTTTCGTGTTCCTCCTGAATCTGATAATGATACTAATTTTCAACTCTTGCCCTTCCAAACCACCACTCTCATGATTAAAAATATTCCCAATCAATTAAG gCGAAATGATCTAATGAATATTCTGGACGAACATTGCAAGTTGAAGAATgcaagttttgaaaagaataacGACAATAGATTGGACGGCCGGCGCAGGTCGGAGTACGACTTTGTTTACTTGCCAATGGACTTCCG GAAAATTTCAAATCTTGGATATGCTTTTGTAAACTTCACAAACCCTACAGCAGCTTCCGAGTTTTATAAAGCTTTTCATCGCCGTCAATGGAATGTTGCAGTCAACAAAAAAGTCTGCGAAATTAAGCGCGCCAAACTTCAG GGCTTGAAGGCTCTCATGGATGCTTTCAGAAACAAAATCTTTTGGTGCCATGCCAATAATTATCTTCCAGTTATGTTGGAGCCCCCGAGCGATGGTTATCGGAGATACCGAGCCACGCCTGTCGGTAAGCGCATCAGTCAACCGCCCCCTAGTCCGATTAAGAAATGTGGTTGA
- the LOC120085534 gene encoding probable calcium-binding protein CML29, giving the protein MAQAGSLSAETETLSHIFNLIEAFRAFDADNDGLISSAEVGGIMGSLGYDMNEQDVNMMMEEGDVDRDGLLSIGEFLEMNAKNMEVGELGSYLKIAFEALKADGDDLVSGEELYDVFVNLGLEVSLEDCMAIVASMDGDGDGAVFLHDFKLIVNSLH; this is encoded by the coding sequence ATGGCTCAAGCCGGATCTCTCTCGGCCGAAACCGAGACTCTGAGCCACATCTTCAATCTGATAGAAGCATTTCGAGCATTCGATGCAGACAACGACGGGTTGATATCGTCAGCAGAGGTTGGGGGAATCATGGGCTCACTCGGGTACGACATGAACGAGCAAGACGTGAACATGATGATGGAGGAAGGCGACGTGGACAGAGACGGGTTGCTAAGCATCGGAGAGTTTTTGGAGATGAATGCAAAGAACATGGAGGTTGGGGAGTTGGGGAGCTACTTGAAGATTGCTTTTGAGGCTCTAAAGGCAGATGGGGATGATCTTGTAAGTGGGGAGGAGCTTTATGATGTGTTTGTGAATTTAGGGTTGGAGGTTTCACTTGAGGATTGCATGGCTATTGTGGCTTCTATggatggggatggggatggAGCTGTGTTTCTTCATGATTTCAAACTTATTGTTAATTCCCTTCACTAA